A DNA window from Hevea brasiliensis isolate MT/VB/25A 57/8 chromosome 2, ASM3005281v1, whole genome shotgun sequence contains the following coding sequences:
- the LOC110673027 gene encoding zinc finger protein ZAT10, translating to MALEALNSPTTATPSFQFQDSGSLHHLREPWAKRKRSKRPQHQPTEEEYLALCLVMLARGTTASTSASTVSYRHSSPTPSPQLQASTNSEEKLTYKCTVCNKAFSSYQALGGHKASHRKLAGRGDQSTSSTTTSSANAPISNGSGKLHECSICHKSFPTGQALGGHKRCHYEGGAGGAEKSGMTSTSEGVGSTNTQSLSQSHRGFDLNLPALPEFAADFFISGDDEVMSPLPAKKPRLLVEPKIEVAQSH from the coding sequence ATGGCTCTAGAAGCACTCAACTCTCCAACCACTGCAACCCCATCTTTCCAATTTCAGGATTCCGGCAGTCTTCACCATCTTCGTGAGCCATGGGCCAAGCGCAAGCGCTCCAAGCGTCCTCAGCACCAACCAACCGAGGAAGAGTATCTCGCTCTCTGCCTTGTTATGCTTGCTCGCGGTACCACCGCCTCAACATCTGCCTCCACCGTCTCTTACCGCCACAGCTCCCCAACTCCATCTCCTCAGCTTCAGGCTTCCACGAATTCAGAGGAGAAACTTACCTATAAGTGTACTGTCTGCAACAAGGCCTTTTCTTCTTACCAAGCCTTAGGTGGACACAAGGCTAGTCACAGAAAACTCGCAGGACGTGGTGACCAATCAACTTCAAGTACCACAACTAGCTCTGCCAACGCCCCGATATCTAACGGAAGCGGTAAGCTTCACGAGTGCTCCATCTGCCACAAGTCTTTCCCAACTGGACAAGCCTTGGGCGGACACAAGAGGTGTCACTATGAAGGCGGCGCAGGAGGGGCCGAAAAGAGCGGGATGACTTCAACTTCTGAAGGTGTCGGGTCAACCAACACACAGAGCCTCAGCCAGAGCCACCGTGGCTTTGACCTTAACCTCCCGGCCTTACCGGAGTTTGCCGCTGATTTCTTTATCTCCGGTGACGATGAGGTTATGAGCCCACTGCCGGCTAAAAAGCCTCGCCTCTTGGTGGAACCCAAAATCGAAGTCGCTCAAAGTCACTAG